Below is a genomic region from Gadus chalcogrammus isolate NIFS_2021 chromosome 19, NIFS_Gcha_1.0, whole genome shotgun sequence.
TTCCAAGCAGCATTCCCCTTAGCCCTTCCTGTGCACTAATGGCGTGTATCTGAATCAAAAGAAGAATGTGTCAGTTAAACCCCAAAATAGGAACAATCTGTTCGGACCTGGTTCTGGTCTCATCTTGCACTCTGGAAGATCTCTTATATGTTGAGGTTATTACCGTGTCACAGGATTGAAGGAGACGATATGAAATGCTTGTTGACCATCCCATAACCACTTATTATatgcaacacaaaaacaaagagtTACAGTACCGATGGTGCATGCGAGTTGTGCGATGATTGTGttgtattatatattgtattgacCCAGACACTCTAAGTGTGGTCTTTTTAAAACAGTTTTCATCTCACTTAAACACTGTTGAATGCTTGTTTTTTTGTCATGTGCCATTTTTTTAACGGCAGTATTATGAAAGCCATGTCTAACCATGGAATTGAATTCTGCACAGGTCATCCCCTCTGTGTAGATGACCTGTATCTCCCACTGTTACAAACACCTGAACACAGAGCAGTTGATGTATTTACTTTGTAAATAGAAGCACTTTGAGTGTTCAGTGTGCCAAGAAATATATTACTCATATCAgtgttgagttttttttttacaatgtttGCTCAAATTTCAAATAAGGTCATGGCCACATAGTACATTTCAGTCATTTGACAAGGTAACAAAACAAATCTTAAATTATTGTAATATACATCAGTGATATACAATGACCTGTATACTCTGTGAATCGGCTTTCAACAATTGAACTAGTCCTACTTCTTGCTGATATCCAATATAAAGCAGATTAAAGATGACTGACTTTTTTATGTTGTAATACACAAAggtttactttttattatttttctctgtAAGATAACAATATTAACAAATACTGCCACATTGTACAATCGCTTATTCTTGTGTTTTTAATAGAAGGTATGTAATCTAACTTCTGGACAGAAATGTAATTGTTGTGATGCACATATCTCCAGTCTTGTCtgtttttatacatttaaaatTAAACAGTATTTTCTGTTATAAAACagttattgtgtttgttttgttcacatttctggaaatgtatacatatttgCATTATGACATTATTATGGAACAGACCATATTGTAGGGACAACGAGGTCGCATACATAACAATAACTCTTCAGTATATAATGTTGTGCACCCCTAGTATAGTTGGTACACTCCAGGAAACCAGGGGGCGGTGTGCACGTAACGTAACAAGAGTCATAACAAGAGACTCTAAAGGATACAATACAGAACCATGGCGGAGAAAGATGCAGAAAATGTCAAAATGCATAATGAGAGACTACTTCTGAACCGGAGGAATGAGCTCGACTACTGGAAGAAGAACGCCGAGCGGATCCGCGGGCGGAACCGGCTGACGGGGCTCGCCATCGGCGCGTTTGTGGTCGGCATGTGTATCCTTGTGAGAGCCAGTGACCCTGGGACACCCAGGAAACCAGGATTTAAAGTGTACATCTAAGAACTGCTATTTTATAAATGATGACCGTTGTATGGCTAGGGTTATACATGGATTGTGTTACTCTGAAATAGTGAGTTTTGGAGCTTGTATACAAGCTCCATTGTATGCGTTATGCATTCACTTGAGCAAATAAATTCTGCTCTTGTTTTTCTCAATTAACGAGTTCATTATCTCCAATTCTGAGAAGTTTTTATGGAGTAAACATTTTCCCTAAAATTAATCCCCAGAGAAGTTATCATTCACTTAAGAGTTCTAGTTCATAGAAACAACCATGTCCCGCCTGTTTTAGTTTGATCCagttttattttagtttatcTTATCTGTTATGGGTGTTCAAACATAAATTCCACCTACGCTCAACTCGGAGGTCATGAGTTATAGGTATTTATTACAGATCCTTTGTTAGGCTCTGATGCAGAGGGCATTATTTTGAGaagatgtaggcctattactgtTCTTTATGTATGAATGAATTTAACCCATATGTGCACTGTTGTCTTTTGGTCCTTAACTCCTATCAGTCGGCTACACCATCCTCTCTGTCAAGCAGGAGAAAATAATGGATGACATCGACAAAGAAGCAAAGGTCCAAATCTGGAGAGGTCCTCGTA
It encodes:
- the LOC130372163 gene encoding cytochrome c oxidase assembly factor 3 homolog, mitochondrial-like, yielding MAEKDAENVKMHNERLLLNRRNELDYWKKNAERIRGRNRLTGLAIGAFVVGMFGYTILSVKQEKIMDDIDKEAKVQIWRGPRTGANS